The Propionispora hippei DSM 15287 DNA window ATTGGTCAGCTCTCCGTCGTTAGTCAGCAGCAGCAATCCTTCGGTATTATAATCCAACCGTCCTACCGGATACACCCGCTCTGGAATATCCGCAACCAGTTCGGTTACCGTTTTGCGCCCTTGCGGGTCAGTCCTGCTGGTAATAACACCCTTGGGCTTATAAAGTACAACATATACAGGCTTTTCACTTGCAATCAGTTTGCCATCCACAGCAATCCGGGCCTTTCTGGGCTCCACTTTAGTGCCAAGCTCGGTGGTTACCACACCATTCACCGAAACCCGGCCGGCAGTGATTAACTTTTCAGCCTCCCGCCGCGAGGCAATTCCCGCCTGGCTGATAATCTTCTGTAAACGTTCCGCCATATAGTAAGAACTTCCTTTCTGTCATCGCATGATCCTGCTTGTAAAGCGCTTAGTACTCCACTAACCATGAAAACAGAAATTGCTGCCGGTCAACATATCGCCAGCCTTCGTTGTCGTCAGTCGACATACTGGCGGTATGACTCTTTCCTCCGCCTTGGCTGGCAACATGTTGCCTGCCATTAGCTTCCTGTTTTAAAGTTGTCGGAGTACTAGCTGCGAACTATTATCCATAATATCACAACTTGGCAGCAAATCAACTCCCCTTATAAACTTATCTTGTCTGTTTTTTTAAGTTTTATTTCCTGTAAACCACATAACCGAACGGGAATTTTTAAGCAAAAACACCTACTGACATTATAAGTAAATTTCCTAACCCCACACAAGTGAACCAACGAATAGTTTCCCTTTTTCTACCGGCCTCACAGCCGCATAAAAATAATCAACCTGAAAAATACTATCTCCGGATTTTACTTTAGGAGGCGAATTGTTAATGTACCAACAGGCCAATCCCTTTCTCCAACATGCCATAAACCATGGCCAGTCACTCATAGCCGAGATGAACAAGGCCCGTTCGCTGTCGCAGGATATTGTTTCCGCATGCGACAGTGCTATGATGTCCATGAATGCCGGCAACACGCAAAATGCCATTAATTCCGTGCAAAGCATCAGGAATATGGCCACCCAGGTAGCGCAGTCCACGCAGATTTTCAATCAGGCCATTAATAAACGGCTGGATATGTCTTCGTATATGCTAAATCATATTCAGCAAAAGATTGGTGAATTATCCGGCGCGATCCAAAGTTTAAAAGCCTCTACCGCGCACTCCCAATCAATGAACTGGGGGCAATATTCTAATCAATACGGTCATTCCTCAGCTCATCAGATGATGCCCGGTCAGTTCGGTTCCTCTATGCCGCAACAGTAAACTATTTCTAGCAAAAGGCTCTCACAGCCTGTTAACAGGTAAATGTGAGAGCCCTTTTGGGTAAAAAAGAATTTTACCGACAACCTATTGCTTCAGCGATCCCGAGATTGTACTCATATTTATAAGGTTTGACATAGTTTTCTTAGTTTTTAACGCCTTTATAAATCTACTCCAAATTTTCCGCAATTTCATGAGTGGAAGCGCCTGTTCTTTACTGATGGCACTGGTAGCTTCGATTGATTAATAAATCTCGGTAACCGCACTACTCACGTCTCTACCGAATTTTCTTTGGTCGCTTCCAGTTTCTGTTTGCCTGTGCTAAAATCGGTGCCTGCCACATCGGCACTGGCATTCAACTGGTTATTAACCCGGTACTTAAGATCCGGGTCCAATCCCTCCTGAAATAGTCTATTAACGGACTTGCGAATACCATACTAGACAGGGCAAGCAAAAATGAAATCACCAAAATATTTTTCTTCAGTCTTTACCTCCTGCAGTCATTTTTCGTATCTCCCGTAAAAAGAAATGTTATATCCTACTTGGAATATAATTACAAATATTCTTAGAAATCTCCGTTAGACTGCAGTTCACCTGCTAATAAAAAGCCCGAAGGTGGCTAAACACATTCAGGCAATACTGATACTTTAGCGACATACTTATTAATCATCATTATCCGGTTTTTTCAGTGGTTTCTGGAGGACGGGACGTAATAATTTAACTTGAGGATCTCTACGATATACATAAGCTGCCCCATACCCCCAAAGCAAAAATATAATGGTCAGTACAAATGCATTGCTATAGCCATAGGTAGCGTAGGATTGCATGATTGTTGCTACCTTTAAGTTAAGTACTGCAAAAGCGAAGATATAGAGCCAAAAGAAAGTAGTACGTTTCGGTAGAAAATAGAGAAACATAGCAAATGTAAATGACCAACTTACAGGTGCAAATGCATGGATTAAACCAAAGACACTAAAATGTCCCATATTATCATATCTAACCTGACCTAATAACGTAAGCGTAAGCACTAATGCTATATCGACAATTCCTCCTAAAACAACACCATACAGAAAATATCTTTTATACTGATGTTTAGGTATTAATAGAAGAAATCCAAAACCAGTAATTGCAGTCAATATGATGTATAGATAGCTTTTGTCCATACGCCACCTCTAAATTTCATTTTTGATTAGTGTAACAATTATTTTAATTTTTATTTATAAATTTCAATATAAAAAGCCCGGAAACCGAAAGTACCGACCCACAATAAAAAATTTTTCCACCCTGGCATGTACCAGACGGTGTTAACCATATTGGTAGACGCCTCATTCCACTAAGCATAAACTATGGTCTGCAGGGTTTACTTATTTTACTCCGAATTTTTCCTTTACATCACATTCACCGAGGAATCATTGGGGAAACAATTAAATCTATGGCTTATTTATTTTTGCCGGTTTATTCGAGATTGGCAGAGGTTACTTAATATGGCTTTGGCTAACATGCCTGCTAATTTTAGTCCAGTCCATGCAGCTTACGGAGGAATATTTATTCTTCTTTCCCTATTAATGGGGATAGAAGGTCGATAATGTTTCAATCGTTCCGGTGTATTGTCTGATGTGTATTCACCCGGAAACACTGATAGCTACCAGGATATTCTTATACATGTAAAATATTTTCTTCAAAAATCCCTGCCGGTAAAATAACCGAACAGGGATTTAATTTTACACTGTCACCAGATTGCTCCCCCTATTCTCTTTTGGTTTCCCTTTACTCAGGATATACATAAGATAAAATAAACAAACATGAAAGGAATAATAGAATGGATAAAAAAATTCGTCATCATTGCCACCATTACAAAATAAAACATATTCAATATGTACCGCACACTCATCACA harbors:
- a CDS encoding pseudouridine synthase, translated to MAERLQKIISQAGIASRREAEKLITAGRVSVNGVVTTELGTKVEPRKARIAVDGKLIASEKPVYVVLYKPKGVITSRTDPQGRKTVTELVADIPERVYPVGRLDYNTEGLLLLTNDGELTNGLLHPSRHIYKTYIVKVASSPAEEKLDRLRVGIQLEEGKTAPAKVDIVDYDRERDITALEVTIHEGKNRQIRRMFEAIGYPVKNLKRVKFAFLTLEGLRRGQFRYLTDEEILELKKYAGK